A region from the Diorhabda sublineata isolate icDioSubl1.1 chromosome X, icDioSubl1.1, whole genome shotgun sequence genome encodes:
- the LOC130451594 gene encoding atlastin isoform X1 — protein sequence MSELKNRKRFEKKQHSTEDEFEYDDTMTKPHAVPIVVADENHSFKLDEEALKKVLMKEDLKDRFVVVISVAGAFRHGKSFLLDFFLRYMNAKYVLKQNTSEWIGSEDAPLEGFSWKGGSERDTTGILMWSDVHTTELSTGEKIAVILLDTQGTWDSKSTVKECATIFALSTMLSSVQIYNLSSNIQEDDLQHLQLFTEYGRLALADSGTTPFQRLQFLVRDWRFPYEAPYGAVGGQQILQKRLEVNEHQHSELQSLRRHISSCFTEIACFLMPHPGIKVATSPTFDGRLTEIDSEFKDNLKVLVPMLLAPENLVLKKINGDKVKVRDFVQYFKSYMQIYEGNELPEPKSMLVATAEANNLAAVADAKEAYVNMMEEVCGGTKPYLKTELIESEHQRVKDKAIQQFNAKKKMGGEEFSLTYKDQLEKDIEETFTQFKAHNESKNIFKSARTPAVFFALAVMCYILSGIFGFIGIYSIANLCNMLMAVAFLTLGTWAYVRYSGEMREIGSYIDETANFIWENWLKTVIQGYLENGMQQVAAEVAERTLRNATQVAANGGKKDA from the exons ATGTCAGAATTGAAAAATCGGAAaagatttgagaaaaaacaacATTCTACAGAAG ATGAATTTGAATATGATGATACAATGACAAAACCTCATGCAGTTCCAATAGTTGTGGCAGATGAAAATCATTCTTTCAAATTAGATGAGGAGGCCCTTAAGAAAGTTTTGATGAAAGAAGACTTGAAGGATAGATTTGTGGTTGTAATATCAGTAGCTGGTGCTTTTCGTCATGGCAAATCCTTTTTGCTGGACTTCTTCTTAAGATACATGAATGCTAAG tatGTCTTGAAACAAAATACATCAGAATGGATTGGTTCAGAAGATGCTCCTTTAGAAGGTTTTTCTTGGAAAGGAGGCTCAGAAAGGGATACTACTGGAATTCTAATGTGGTCTGATGTCCACACCACAGAACTCAGCACTGGAGAAAAG ATAGCTGTTATATTACTAGATACACAAGGAACATGGGATAGCAAAAGTACAGTTAAAGAATGTGCTACAATATTTGCTTTAAGTACAATGCTGAGCTCAGTGCAAATTTATAACTTATCAAGTAACATACAAGAAGATGATTTACAACATCTGCAG CTATTCACTGAATATGGAAGATTGGCGCTGGCAGATTCTGGAACTACACCTTTCCAGAGATTACAATTTCTAGTCAGGGATTGGCGCTTCCCATATGAAGCTCCTTATGGTGCTGTAGGTGGtcaacaaattttacaaaaacgttTAGAAGTGAATGAACATCAACACAGTGAATTACAATCTTTAAGAAGACACATTAGCTCTTGCTTTACTGAAATTGCTTGTTTCTTGATGCCACATCCAGGCATTAAAGTTGCAACAAGTCCAACTTTTGATGGTCGACTCACAG aaattgataGTGAATTCAAGGACAATTTGAAAGTGCTTGTACCAATGCTGTTAGCTCCAGAAAATTTAGTACTCAAAAAAATTAACGGAGATAAAGTTAAAGTCAGAGATTTTGTACAATATTTCAAATCCTATATGCAGATATATGAAGGAAATGAATTACCAGAACCAAAATCTATGCTTgtg GCCACTGCAGAAGCAAATAATTTAGCAGCTGTTGCTGATGCGAAAGAAGCTTATGTTAACATGATGGAGGAGGTCTGTGGAGGAACTAAACCCTACCTTAAAACAGAATTAATTGAAAGTGAACATCAAAGAGTTAAAGACAAAGCAATACAACAATTCAATGCCAAGAAGAAAATGGGGGGTGAAGAATTTAGTTTGACTTATAAGGATCAACTAGAAAAg GATATTGAAGAGACATTTACTCAGTTCAAAGCTCACAATGAAAGCAAAAATATCTTTAAGTCAGCCAGAACCCCTGCCGTATTTTTTGCATTAGCTGTTATGTGCTATATCCTGTCTGGTATATTTGGATTCATTGGAATCTATTCAATTGCTAATCTTTGTAATATGTTGATGGCGGTGGCATTCCTTACATTAGGTACATGGGCTTATGTGAG atacAGTGGTGAAATGAGGGAAATTGGATCATACATAGACGAAACAGCAAACTTTATTTGGGAAAAC tggTTGAAGACCGTCATCCAAGGTTACCTAGAAAACGGTATGCAACAGGTGGCTGCAGAAGTAGCTGAACGAACATTAAGGAACGCCACACAAGTAGCAGCGAATGGTGGTAAAAAAGATGCATGA
- the LOC130451594 gene encoding atlastin isoform X2 produces the protein MSELKNRKRFEKKQHSTEDEFEYDDTMTKPHAVPIVVADENHSFKLDEEALKKVLMKEDLKDRFVVVISVAGAFRHGKSFLLDFFLRYMNAKYVLKQNTSEWIGSEDAPLEGFSWKGGSERDTTGILMWSDVHTTELSTGEKIAVILLDTQGTWDSKSTVKECATIFALSTMLSSVQIYNLSSNIQEDDLQHLQLFTEYGRLALADSGTTPFQRLQFLVRDWRFPYEAPYGAVGGQQILQKRLEVNEHQHSELQSLRRHISSCFTEIACFLMPHPGIKVATSPTFDGRLTEIDSEFKDNLKVLVPMLLAPENLVLKKINGDKVKVRDFVQYFKSYMQIYEGNELPEPKSMLVATAEANNLAAVADAKEAYVNMMEEVCGGTKPYLKTELIESEHQRVKDKAIQQFNAKKKMGGEEFSLTYKDQLEKDIEETFTQFKAHNESKNIFKSARTPAVFFALAVMCYILSGIFGFIGIYSIANLCNMLMAVAFLTLGTWAYVRYSGEMREIGSYIDETANFIWENHAYFKKRKLRKQLVEDRHPRLPRKRYATGGCRSS, from the exons ATGTCAGAATTGAAAAATCGGAAaagatttgagaaaaaacaacATTCTACAGAAG ATGAATTTGAATATGATGATACAATGACAAAACCTCATGCAGTTCCAATAGTTGTGGCAGATGAAAATCATTCTTTCAAATTAGATGAGGAGGCCCTTAAGAAAGTTTTGATGAAAGAAGACTTGAAGGATAGATTTGTGGTTGTAATATCAGTAGCTGGTGCTTTTCGTCATGGCAAATCCTTTTTGCTGGACTTCTTCTTAAGATACATGAATGCTAAG tatGTCTTGAAACAAAATACATCAGAATGGATTGGTTCAGAAGATGCTCCTTTAGAAGGTTTTTCTTGGAAAGGAGGCTCAGAAAGGGATACTACTGGAATTCTAATGTGGTCTGATGTCCACACCACAGAACTCAGCACTGGAGAAAAG ATAGCTGTTATATTACTAGATACACAAGGAACATGGGATAGCAAAAGTACAGTTAAAGAATGTGCTACAATATTTGCTTTAAGTACAATGCTGAGCTCAGTGCAAATTTATAACTTATCAAGTAACATACAAGAAGATGATTTACAACATCTGCAG CTATTCACTGAATATGGAAGATTGGCGCTGGCAGATTCTGGAACTACACCTTTCCAGAGATTACAATTTCTAGTCAGGGATTGGCGCTTCCCATATGAAGCTCCTTATGGTGCTGTAGGTGGtcaacaaattttacaaaaacgttTAGAAGTGAATGAACATCAACACAGTGAATTACAATCTTTAAGAAGACACATTAGCTCTTGCTTTACTGAAATTGCTTGTTTCTTGATGCCACATCCAGGCATTAAAGTTGCAACAAGTCCAACTTTTGATGGTCGACTCACAG aaattgataGTGAATTCAAGGACAATTTGAAAGTGCTTGTACCAATGCTGTTAGCTCCAGAAAATTTAGTACTCAAAAAAATTAACGGAGATAAAGTTAAAGTCAGAGATTTTGTACAATATTTCAAATCCTATATGCAGATATATGAAGGAAATGAATTACCAGAACCAAAATCTATGCTTgtg GCCACTGCAGAAGCAAATAATTTAGCAGCTGTTGCTGATGCGAAAGAAGCTTATGTTAACATGATGGAGGAGGTCTGTGGAGGAACTAAACCCTACCTTAAAACAGAATTAATTGAAAGTGAACATCAAAGAGTTAAAGACAAAGCAATACAACAATTCAATGCCAAGAAGAAAATGGGGGGTGAAGAATTTAGTTTGACTTATAAGGATCAACTAGAAAAg GATATTGAAGAGACATTTACTCAGTTCAAAGCTCACAATGAAAGCAAAAATATCTTTAAGTCAGCCAGAACCCCTGCCGTATTTTTTGCATTAGCTGTTATGTGCTATATCCTGTCTGGTATATTTGGATTCATTGGAATCTATTCAATTGCTAATCTTTGTAATATGTTGATGGCGGTGGCATTCCTTACATTAGGTACATGGGCTTATGTGAG atacAGTGGTGAAATGAGGGAAATTGGATCATACATAGACGAAACAGCAAACTTTATTTGGGAAAAC CATGCCTATTTCAAAAAACGAAAACTAAGAAAACAGC tggTTGAAGACCGTCATCCAAGGTTACCTAGAAAACGGTATGCAACAGGTGGCTGCAGAAGTAGCTGA
- the LOC130451596 gene encoding mitochondrial potassium channel ATP-binding subunit isoform X1, with amino-acid sequence MWKLLQNNLHNKLLSHRNTLVWLSKPANIKNILSKPKHSGAQTRRFYLTTFGVTLPGSLIIKVHLSRNVVLCEAKKTRMVGYENPSERNAKFDWIRLWTYLRPHIWYFIAAVVGALVVALLNIQIPQVLGGVVNVLSKFNESKDTQLFIADMKKPAFKLIGMYIAQSASTFFYISMLSSLGEKMAYRMRADLFESIVKQDIAFFDQQRTGEIINRLTTDVQDFKSSFKQTVSGGLRAATQIVGCSVTLVMISPQMTLVSLLCIPSVIAVGTIFGTLLRSISRKAQAQIEKTTAVADEAVSNIRTVRAFAMEDQEIQLFNSEAELAKSLSIDLGLGIGFFQAGTNMFINGMVLSTLYMGGYLLATNQLSAGEVMAYLMASQTIQRSLAQISLLFGSVVRGVAAGSRVFEYINKMPNMSLKGGDILPNELIKGDIEFKNVYFAYPTRSQQMILQEFNLKIPAGKTIAIVGASGNGKSTIVSLLERFYDVKDGCITIDGYDIRNLDPSWLRGKILGLISQEPILFGTSIMENIRYGKPDATDEEVKQAALLANADDFITNFPLGYNTPVGERGVTLSGGQKQRIAIARALLKNPAVLLLDEATSALDSESENIVLSALEKARKGRTVIVIAHRLSTIQNADLIVVLNKGKIVEMGTHEELKKLGGYYWSLVYQQQNSPAG; translated from the exons ATGTGgaaattacttcaaaataatttacataaCAA ATTACTTTCTCATAGAAATACTTTAGTCTGGTTAAGTAAACCAgctaatattaaaaatattctttcaaaaCCTAAACATTCTGGAGCACAAACTAGACGTTTCTATTTAACAACATTTGGAGTAACATTACCTGGTAGTTTGATAATTAAAGTACATCTTTCTCGTAATGTGGTATTATGTGAAGCAAAGAAAACTAGAATGGTGGGTTATGAGAATCCATCTGAGAGGAATGCAAAGTTTGATTGGATTAGATTATGGACCTACTTAAGACCTCATATTTGGTACTTTATAGCAGCTGTAGTA gGAGCTCTAGTTGTGGcattattaaatatacaaattccTCAAGTTTTAGGTGGTGTAGTAAATGTTCTATCAAAATTCAATGAAAGTAAAGATACTCAATTATTCATTGCTGATATGAAAAAGCCAGCTTTTAAGTTAATTGGAATGTATATTGCGCAg AGTGCAAGTACATTTTTCTACATATCAATGCTTTCTAGTTTAGGAGAAAAAATGGCTTATAGAATGAGAGCTGATTTATTTGAGTCTATAGTAAAACAAGATATAGCTTTTTTTGATCAGCAAAGGACAGGAGAAATTATTAATAG ATTAACCACAGATGTACAAGATTTTAAAAGTAGTTTCAAGCAAACTGTGTCTGGAGGACTACGTGCTGCTACACAGATTGTTGGTTGTTCAGTTACTTTGGTTATGATATCTCCACAAATGACATTAGTTTCTTTACTGTGCATACCATCTGTAATAGCTGTAGGAACCATTTTTGGTACTCTTCTAAGGTCAATTTCCAGAAAAGCACAAGCTCAG ATAGAGAAGACCACAGCTGTAGCAGATGAAGCAGTTAGTAACATAAGGACTGTTCGTGCATTTGCAATGGAAGACCAAGAAATACAACTTTTTAACTCTGAAGCTGAACTGGCAAAATCGTTGAGTATCGATTTAGGCTTGGGCATTGGTTTTTTTCAAGCAGGAACTAATATGTTTATTAATGg GATGGTATTATCAACTCTATATATGGGTGGTTATTTATTAGCAACTAATCAGTTATCAGCTGGAGAGGTTATGGCATATTTAATGGCTTCTCAAACAATACAACGTTCTTTAGCACAAATATCTTTGTTATTTGGATCAGTAGTTCGAGGAGTAGCTGCCGGTTCTAGGGTTTTTGAG tatattaataaaatgcCAAATATGTCTCTCAAGGGAGGAGATATACTTCCAAATGAATTGATCAAAGGGgatatagaatttaaaaatgtttattttgcaTATCCTACCAGAAGTCAACAG atgATTCTACAAGAATTTAATCTGAAAATACCAGCAGGTAAAACTATTGCTATTGTTGGAGCCTCTGGGAATGGAAAATCTACAATCGTTTCACTTTTAGAAAg ATTTTACGATGTTAAAGATGGTTGTATAACAATAGATGGATATGATATAAGAAACTTAGATCCTTCTTGGTTGCGTGGAAAAATATTAGGTTTAATAAGCCAAGAACCAATACTCTTTGGTACTTCAATTATGGAGAATATTCGTTATGGCAAACCAGATGCTACTGACGAGGAG GTAAAACAAGCAGCACTTTTGGCAAATGCagatgattttataacaaattttccattAGGGTATAATACACCTGTAGGAGAAAGGGGTGTAACCCTATCAGGGGGccaaaaacaaagaattgctaTTGCCCGCGCACTTTTAAAAAATCCAGCTGTTCTATTGTTAGATGAGGCAACGag tgcGTTAGATTCAGAATCAGAAAATATTGTACTATCTGCATTGGAAAAAGCTCGGAAGGGTAGGACAGTCATAGTAATTGCTCATAGATTGTCCACAATTCAAAATGCAGATCTAATCGTTGTtttaaataaaggaaaaatagTCGAG aTGGGAACACATGAAGAACTGAAGAAATTGGGAGGTTATTATTGGTCACTAGTGTATCAACAGCAGAATAGCCCAGCTGGATGA
- the LOC130451596 gene encoding mitochondrial potassium channel ATP-binding subunit isoform X2 encodes MDLLKTSYLVLYSSCSILGGVVNVLSKFNESKDTQLFIADMKKPAFKLIGMYIAQSASTFFYISMLSSLGEKMAYRMRADLFESIVKQDIAFFDQQRTGEIINRLTTDVQDFKSSFKQTVSGGLRAATQIVGCSVTLVMISPQMTLVSLLCIPSVIAVGTIFGTLLRSISRKAQAQIEKTTAVADEAVSNIRTVRAFAMEDQEIQLFNSEAELAKSLSIDLGLGIGFFQAGTNMFINGMVLSTLYMGGYLLATNQLSAGEVMAYLMASQTIQRSLAQISLLFGSVVRGVAAGSRVFEYINKMPNMSLKGGDILPNELIKGDIEFKNVYFAYPTRSQQMILQEFNLKIPAGKTIAIVGASGNGKSTIVSLLERFYDVKDGCITIDGYDIRNLDPSWLRGKILGLISQEPILFGTSIMENIRYGKPDATDEEVKQAALLANADDFITNFPLGYNTPVGERGVTLSGGQKQRIAIARALLKNPAVLLLDEATSALDSESENIVLSALEKARKGRTVIVIAHRLSTIQNADLIVVLNKGKIVEMGTHEELKKLGGYYWSLVYQQQNSPAG; translated from the exons ATGGACCTACTTAAGACCTCATATTTGGTACTTTATAGCAGCTGTAGTA TTTTAGGTGGTGTAGTAAATGTTCTATCAAAATTCAATGAAAGTAAAGATACTCAATTATTCATTGCTGATATGAAAAAGCCAGCTTTTAAGTTAATTGGAATGTATATTGCGCAg AGTGCAAGTACATTTTTCTACATATCAATGCTTTCTAGTTTAGGAGAAAAAATGGCTTATAGAATGAGAGCTGATTTATTTGAGTCTATAGTAAAACAAGATATAGCTTTTTTTGATCAGCAAAGGACAGGAGAAATTATTAATAG ATTAACCACAGATGTACAAGATTTTAAAAGTAGTTTCAAGCAAACTGTGTCTGGAGGACTACGTGCTGCTACACAGATTGTTGGTTGTTCAGTTACTTTGGTTATGATATCTCCACAAATGACATTAGTTTCTTTACTGTGCATACCATCTGTAATAGCTGTAGGAACCATTTTTGGTACTCTTCTAAGGTCAATTTCCAGAAAAGCACAAGCTCAG ATAGAGAAGACCACAGCTGTAGCAGATGAAGCAGTTAGTAACATAAGGACTGTTCGTGCATTTGCAATGGAAGACCAAGAAATACAACTTTTTAACTCTGAAGCTGAACTGGCAAAATCGTTGAGTATCGATTTAGGCTTGGGCATTGGTTTTTTTCAAGCAGGAACTAATATGTTTATTAATGg GATGGTATTATCAACTCTATATATGGGTGGTTATTTATTAGCAACTAATCAGTTATCAGCTGGAGAGGTTATGGCATATTTAATGGCTTCTCAAACAATACAACGTTCTTTAGCACAAATATCTTTGTTATTTGGATCAGTAGTTCGAGGAGTAGCTGCCGGTTCTAGGGTTTTTGAG tatattaataaaatgcCAAATATGTCTCTCAAGGGAGGAGATATACTTCCAAATGAATTGATCAAAGGGgatatagaatttaaaaatgtttattttgcaTATCCTACCAGAAGTCAACAG atgATTCTACAAGAATTTAATCTGAAAATACCAGCAGGTAAAACTATTGCTATTGTTGGAGCCTCTGGGAATGGAAAATCTACAATCGTTTCACTTTTAGAAAg ATTTTACGATGTTAAAGATGGTTGTATAACAATAGATGGATATGATATAAGAAACTTAGATCCTTCTTGGTTGCGTGGAAAAATATTAGGTTTAATAAGCCAAGAACCAATACTCTTTGGTACTTCAATTATGGAGAATATTCGTTATGGCAAACCAGATGCTACTGACGAGGAG GTAAAACAAGCAGCACTTTTGGCAAATGCagatgattttataacaaattttccattAGGGTATAATACACCTGTAGGAGAAAGGGGTGTAACCCTATCAGGGGGccaaaaacaaagaattgctaTTGCCCGCGCACTTTTAAAAAATCCAGCTGTTCTATTGTTAGATGAGGCAACGag tgcGTTAGATTCAGAATCAGAAAATATTGTACTATCTGCATTGGAAAAAGCTCGGAAGGGTAGGACAGTCATAGTAATTGCTCATAGATTGTCCACAATTCAAAATGCAGATCTAATCGTTGTtttaaataaaggaaaaatagTCGAG aTGGGAACACATGAAGAACTGAAGAAATTGGGAGGTTATTATTGGTCACTAGTGTATCAACAGCAGAATAGCCCAGCTGGATGA
- the LOC130451598 gene encoding venom protease-like: MKTFVILSTFLTCYVLASQRRNEIMQHKNWNLIPLSKCGLTKNPNRIVHGEYAKQGQFPWISQLFLTKKMDKFICGGALINNRYILTAAHCVYGNEKNIKKVRLGDSLVKHERCLGCSPKTYRVENITIHPEFSQIAYENDIALIRLDENVEYNLFIRPICLPMNEVLDETFVGEKIDIAGWGKDDSDEYSNLLKYITIPLRDKCVCSEEYELNLSDGQLCAGVMGGGDSCQGDSGGPMVWSRKESFVNKNYVIGIVSFGKESCGEGPAVYTNVIHYIKWILDNIYDEEAEPTEIINTENELW; the protein is encoded by the exons atgaagacGTTTGTaatattatcaacttttttaacATGTTATGTTTTAG CATCACAACGCAGAAATGAAATTATGCAACACAAAAATTGGAACTTAATTCCTTTATCAAAATGTGGATTGACAAAAAATCCAAATAGGATAGTACATGGGGAATATGCAAAACAAGGCCAATTTCCATGGATTTCCCAATTATTTCTTACTAAAAAAATGGATAAGTTTATATGTGGAGGAGCATTAATAAATAATCGCTATATACTTACAGCTGCACATTGCGTttatggaaatgaaaaaaacat aaaaaaagtcCGGCTTGGGGATTCTTTAGTTAAACATGAAAGATGTCTAGGCTGCTCACCAAAAACGTACAGAGTAGAAAACATTACTATCCATCCCGAATTCTCACAAATAGCCTATGAAAATGATATAGCTCTCATTAGGTTGGACGAAAATGTTGAATATAACT TGTTTATTAGACCTATTTGTTTACCTATGAATGAGGTTCTGGACGAAACGTTTGTCGGCGAAAAAATTGATATCGCCGGTTGGGGCAAAGATGATTCCGATGAATATTCAAATCTCTTGAAATACATTACCATTCCACTCAGAGATAAATGTGTCTGTAGTGAGGAATATGAACTGAATCTCTCAGATGGTCAACTCTGTGCTGGAGTCATGGGTGGAGGTGACAGTTGCCAGGGCGATTCTGGAGGACCAATGGTATGGAGTCGAAAAGAATCTTTTGtcaacaaaaattatgttatag GTATCGTATCATTTGGAAAAGAATCTTGTGGTGAAGGACCAGCCGTGTATACCAACGTAATTCATTACATAAAATGGATTTTAGATAACATCTATGATGAAGAGGCAGAACCTACTGAAATTATCAATACAGAAAATGAATTGTGGTAA